One window of Rasiella rasia genomic DNA carries:
- a CDS encoding DJ-1/PfpI family protein: MKHFLFTFLALCVFACAEISEEKKLEKVKNTEVTDITETKRLLPKLDSTRYNVAFLIMDGVYNTELTAPFDIFQHTIYRENIKAMNVFTVANTLAPITSFEGLRILPDYNYIEDKLPTIDILVVPSAEHHLDTDLEDKDLIAFVQKVDKEAQFVTSHCDGAFVLAKAGLLNSHISTTFPSDIDAMRTMFPSLDIRKDVLFVHDGKYITSAGGAKSFEASLYLCELLYGKKIAQSLAGGLVIDWDVTNVPHLIVD, from the coding sequence ATGAAACATTTTTTGTTTACCTTCTTAGCGCTTTGTGTTTTCGCATGCGCGGAAATTTCCGAAGAAAAAAAGCTAGAGAAAGTTAAAAACACTGAAGTTACCGATATTACTGAGACAAAACGGCTATTACCGAAACTTGATAGCACTAGATATAATGTTGCTTTTCTTATCATGGACGGTGTTTATAACACTGAACTCACGGCTCCTTTCGATATTTTTCAGCACACCATTTATAGAGAGAATATTAAAGCAATGAACGTGTTTACAGTAGCCAATACACTAGCGCCAATTACTTCTTTTGAAGGATTAAGAATCTTACCAGACTATAATTATATAGAAGACAAACTACCTACAATAGATATCTTAGTGGTTCCAAGTGCAGAACATCATTTAGATACAGATTTAGAAGATAAAGACCTCATAGCATTTGTACAAAAGGTAGATAAAGAAGCGCAGTTTGTAACATCTCATTGTGACGGTGCCTTCGTGCTAGCCAAAGCAGGATTGTTAAATTCACACATATCAACTACATTTCCTAGCGATATCGATGCTATGCGCACCATGTTCCCTTCGCTAGATATAAGAAAAGACGTTCTTTTTGTACACGATGGGAAATACATTACCTCTGCCGGTGGAGCTAAAAGTTTTGAAGCCTCATTGTATCTGTGCGAGTTACTATATGGTAAAAAAATAGCCCAATCCTTGGCAGGTGGGCTTGTAATAGACTGGGACGTGACTAACGTACCACATTTAATTGTAGATTAA
- a CDS encoding MDR family MFS transporter codes for MKKIYRNYIDNFSGLSPEIWLLSLVTFINRAGAMVIPFLSLYLVNSKGFTLPQVGWIMTCFGLGSLAGTWVGGKLTDAIGFYKVITLSLFFGGLGFIALQFMNSFYGFCLGIFALIFVADAYRPAIFVACDAYSKPKNVTRSIALIRLAINLGFSIGPVIGGLIIARINYTSLFWIDGITCILASVLLFVLLKPKKLKEEEIETTLVKHGVSPYKNGLYLLLILIMVLSSMTFVQYFSVVPLYYEQVHFLSEDVIGGLLFLNGIIIVVFEMPLVGWLERINMSKTMATLWGMVFLAASFIVLNISDWFGILVIGMVLMTVGEMIGSPFSNALALEMSPKGRKGSYMGLYSMSFSLSHIFGHNGGMNLVNQFGYRNTWFVIFALLIGVTVLCLLLHQRVKKKRILAT; via the coding sequence ATGAAAAAAATATACAGAAATTATATCGATAATTTTTCTGGTCTCTCTCCCGAGATATGGCTACTGTCTTTAGTTACTTTTATTAATAGAGCTGGCGCAATGGTGATTCCGTTTTTATCGCTGTATTTAGTAAATTCCAAGGGGTTTACATTACCACAAGTAGGGTGGATTATGACGTGCTTCGGACTAGGCTCTTTGGCTGGTACATGGGTGGGAGGAAAATTAACAGACGCCATAGGCTTCTACAAAGTGATAACCTTAAGTCTTTTCTTTGGAGGATTGGGTTTTATCGCACTTCAGTTTATGAACTCCTTCTATGGTTTTTGTCTAGGTATTTTCGCACTTATTTTTGTTGCAGACGCATATCGTCCAGCAATATTTGTAGCCTGCGACGCATACAGCAAACCAAAAAATGTAACCAGAAGTATAGCCTTAATTAGACTTGCAATTAACCTAGGTTTTTCTATTGGTCCTGTAATTGGCGGACTAATTATTGCACGTATTAATTACACCTCTCTGTTCTGGATAGATGGAATTACCTGTATACTCGCTTCTGTTTTATTATTTGTACTACTAAAACCAAAAAAGTTAAAAGAAGAAGAAATAGAAACTACTCTGGTAAAACATGGCGTTTCACCCTATAAAAACGGGCTGTATTTGCTGCTAATTCTCATCATGGTTTTAAGTAGTATGACTTTCGTTCAGTACTTTTCGGTAGTACCACTTTACTACGAACAAGTTCATTTTTTATCTGAAGATGTTATTGGCGGATTGCTATTTTTAAACGGCATAATAATCGTAGTTTTTGAAATGCCATTGGTGGGGTGGTTAGAACGTATAAACATGTCTAAAACCATGGCTACATTATGGGGTATGGTTTTTCTAGCAGCAAGTTTTATAGTACTAAACATAAGCGATTGGTTCGGGATTTTAGTTATTGGTATGGTGCTGATGACCGTTGGCGAAATGATAGGGTCTCCATTTTCTAATGCATTAGCACTTGAGATGTCGCCAAAAGGAAGAAAAGGAAGTTACATGGGGCTCTACAGTATGAGTTTCTCACTGTCACACATCTTTGGACACAATGGCGGAATGAACCTAGTAAACCAATTTGGATACAGAAATACTTGGTTCGTAATCTTTGCCTTGCTAATTGGTGTTACGGTTCTCTGTCTTTTACTCCATCAACGGGTGAAGAAAAAGCGTATTTTAGCAACTTAA
- a CDS encoding DUF1684 domain-containing protein, giving the protein MKTCLFLFLILSSISLCAQTQEDLIKEIEAHQGAENEKFSNLETTILGKKDLKAFKGLEFYAVDLKYRVEANFIRTPNEQPFLMKTSTTRLPEYVKYGEVHFEIDGKALQLNVYQSTTPSEDPEYVDYLFLPFTDLTSGDGSYGGGRFLDTYIPESTTMILDFNKAYNPYCAYSPNYSCPIPPKENDLMVRIEAGVKDYVKL; this is encoded by the coding sequence ATGAAGACTTGTTTATTCCTATTCTTAATTTTAAGTAGTATTTCACTTTGTGCTCAAACACAAGAAGATCTTATAAAAGAGATTGAAGCTCACCAGGGCGCAGAAAATGAGAAGTTTTCGAATCTTGAAACAACAATTTTGGGCAAAAAGGATTTAAAAGCTTTTAAAGGTTTAGAGTTTTACGCCGTAGATTTAAAGTATCGCGTAGAAGCTAATTTTATTAGAACTCCTAATGAGCAACCATTTTTAATGAAAACATCTACCACACGGCTGCCTGAGTATGTGAAATACGGCGAGGTTCATTTTGAAATAGATGGTAAAGCATTGCAGTTAAACGTATATCAAAGCACAACGCCTAGTGAAGATCCTGAGTATGTTGATTATTTATTCTTGCCTTTTACAGACTTAACAAGTGGAGATGGAAGTTATGGAGGGGGTAGATTTTTAGACACGTATATACCCGAAAGCACTACAATGATTTTAGATTTCAACAAAGCATACAATCCTTATTGCGCATATAGTCCCAATTATTCTTGTCCTATACCTCCTAAAGAAAATGACTTAATGGTACGTATAGAAGCTGGGGTGAAAGATTACGTAAAGCTTTAA
- the crcB gene encoding fluoride efflux transporter CrcB produces MKQLLLVFLGGGIGSSLRYIVGNFLNSNTSGIPYGTFLANIAGSLFIGIILGLAAKNESLSQNTILFLATGFCGGFTTFSTFAYENHILLKSGDFMTFALYTIASFLIGFAAVFFGIWLVRFF; encoded by the coding sequence ATGAAGCAATTATTGTTGGTTTTTTTAGGGGGAGGCATTGGAAGCAGTTTACGATATATAGTTGGCAACTTCTTAAATAGCAACACCAGCGGTATTCCTTATGGTACGTTTTTAGCAAATATTGCTGGAAGCCTCTTTATTGGAATTATATTAGGACTTGCAGCTAAAAATGAATCGCTCTCCCAGAATACAATTTTATTCTTGGCAACGGGATTTTGTGGAGGGTTTACAACGTTTTCTACCTTCGCTTATGAAAATCATATTTTATTAAAATCTGGTGACTTTATGACGTTTGCGTTATACACCATAGCCAGTTTTCTAATAGGATTTGCGGCTGTTTTCTTCGGAATATGGCTGGTCCGATTCTTTTAA
- a CDS encoding SRPBCC family protein, whose product MKIIKYLFFLLLIVVIGGAIYFATQDGSFDVAKTRTINAPAEMIYNNVKDFKNWETWGPWMTQDPDIELSYAEKTEGEGASYSWLSEVVGDGSMRIVKVIPNEEIEQKIVFNSPMGDSESDVYWKFQEGDEPGTTKVTWGMKGEQSFMEKVFMSFQPDNFETMLGDMYSDGLANLDTVVTEAMKAFTINVDGLTQHNGGYYMYNTTSAKQSDIGMKMGAMMGQVMGYMQANNIAMNGMPFTLYNQIDEANGTIIFSACIPIKDRVITPDGSTVVSGLMEPVTALKTTLKGNYTNLPEAYAQAQAYLSKNNLQAHPTAKMFEVYMTDPSEVPNPADYVTEVYIPVLIPEEN is encoded by the coding sequence ATGAAAATTATAAAGTATTTATTTTTCCTCCTTCTAATTGTGGTAATTGGTGGCGCTATCTATTTTGCTACGCAAGACGGATCGTTTGATGTAGCGAAAACCAGAACCATTAATGCTCCTGCCGAGATGATTTACAATAACGTAAAGGATTTTAAGAATTGGGAAACCTGGGGTCCTTGGATGACACAAGACCCTGACATAGAACTGAGTTATGCTGAAAAAACAGAGGGCGAAGGCGCATCTTATTCATGGCTAAGTGAGGTTGTAGGAGATGGTTCTATGCGTATTGTGAAGGTTATACCAAATGAAGAAATAGAACAGAAAATTGTTTTTAATTCTCCTATGGGTGATAGCGAAAGCGACGTGTATTGGAAATTTCAAGAAGGAGACGAACCTGGCACAACAAAAGTTACATGGGGAATGAAAGGGGAACAATCTTTTATGGAGAAGGTATTTATGAGTTTTCAGCCAGATAATTTTGAAACCATGTTAGGCGATATGTACAGCGATGGTTTAGCAAATCTTGATACGGTTGTTACCGAAGCAATGAAGGCGTTCACAATTAATGTAGATGGGCTCACACAGCACAATGGCGGTTACTATATGTACAATACTACATCTGCAAAGCAAAGTGACATTGGCATGAAAATGGGTGCTATGATGGGGCAAGTTATGGGATATATGCAAGCCAATAACATTGCTATGAACGGCATGCCATTTACGCTATACAATCAGATAGACGAAGCAAATGGAACAATTATCTTTTCTGCCTGCATCCCAATAAAAGACCGTGTTATCACACCCGACGGCAGTACAGTGGTCTCAGGACTTATGGAACCTGTTACAGCATTAAAAACAACCCTAAAAGGAAACTACACTAACTTACCTGAAGCGTATGCGCAAGCACAGGCATATCTGTCAAAAAACAACTTACAAGCACATCCCACTGCAAAAATGTTTGAAGTATATATGACAGATCCAAGTGAGGTGCCTAATCCTGCAGATTATGTTACTGAGGTTTACATTCCGGTACTAATTCCTGAAGAAAACTAA
- a CDS encoding dipeptidyl-peptidase 3 family protein produces MKNYFLLCLTVCTFLFVACEDNKTKEATTDETTEVKTNENFNYQVDQFADLKILRYQIPSWEDLTLKEQKLVYYLTQAGLAGRDIMWAQNYRHNLAIRTALEQVYNAYDGDKTTDDWKNFETYLKRVWFSNGIHHHYSNAKLKPEFTKAYLQELLTASNATLEGEALDVIFNDKDAKKVNLNKDADIVLESAINFYGPDVTTAEVEAFYGAIEVDAEEPIEVGLNTRLVKENGKLKEQVYKVGGLYGAAIENVVGWLEKAKGVAENENQAKALGLLIEYYQTGSLDTWDDYAVAWVESTEGNIDWINGFIEVYNDPKGYKGSYETIVEIKDFDMSKKMAVLSTEAQWFEDNSPLMPEHKKDSVTGVSYKTVIVAGEAGDASPSTPIGVNLPNNNWIRQKHGSKSVSLGNIINAYNNAGGSGRLQEFANDEEEVRLEKKYGQLADKLHTALHEVVGHASGQINKGVGTPKETLKRYKSTIEEGRADLFGLYYLMDPKLEELGLVENWKETGIAAYDGYIRNGLIGQLVRLELGDDVEEAHMVNRQWVSAWSYERGKADNVIEKIERDGKTYYNINDYDKLRVIFGELLKETQRITSEGDYEAAKALVENYGVKVDQDLHKQVLERNSKFKSAPYSGFVNPVIVPKMNDAGEIESFTIEQPETFESQMLEYSKKYGYLKG; encoded by the coding sequence ATGAAAAACTATTTTTTACTGTGTCTAACAGTATGTACCTTTTTATTTGTTGCCTGCGAGGATAACAAAACAAAAGAAGCAACGACAGATGAAACTACTGAAGTAAAGACTAACGAAAACTTTAACTATCAAGTAGATCAGTTTGCCGATTTAAAGATATTACGTTACCAAATCCCTAGCTGGGAAGATCTTACGCTAAAGGAGCAGAAATTAGTGTATTACTTGACACAAGCTGGACTTGCAGGGCGTGACATTATGTGGGCACAAAACTACCGTCATAATTTGGCGATTCGTACTGCATTAGAACAGGTATATAATGCATATGACGGAGATAAAACTACAGACGACTGGAAGAATTTTGAAACGTACTTAAAACGTGTTTGGTTTAGTAACGGTATTCACCATCACTACAGTAATGCGAAATTAAAACCCGAATTTACAAAAGCGTACTTGCAAGAATTATTAACCGCTAGTAATGCTACCTTAGAAGGAGAAGCACTTGATGTAATTTTTAACGATAAGGATGCTAAGAAAGTGAATTTAAACAAAGATGCAGATATTGTATTGGAAAGTGCTATAAACTTTTACGGACCAGACGTTACTACTGCAGAAGTGGAAGCGTTCTATGGAGCTATTGAAGTAGACGCTGAAGAGCCAATAGAAGTAGGACTTAACACACGTTTAGTAAAAGAAAATGGAAAGCTAAAAGAACAAGTATATAAGGTTGGCGGTCTTTACGGCGCGGCTATAGAAAATGTAGTGGGCTGGTTAGAAAAGGCAAAGGGTGTTGCCGAAAATGAAAATCAAGCAAAAGCATTAGGATTGTTAATTGAGTACTATCAAACAGGAAGTTTAGATACTTGGGACGATTATGCAGTGGCTTGGGTTGAGAGTACTGAAGGTAACATAGACTGGATTAATGGTTTTATTGAAGTGTATAATGACCCAAAAGGTTATAAAGGTTCTTACGAGACTATTGTTGAAATTAAAGATTTTGACATGTCTAAGAAAATGGCAGTACTGTCTACAGAAGCACAATGGTTTGAAGATAATTCACCATTAATGCCAGAGCACAAAAAAGATAGTGTGACGGGTGTTTCATACAAAACAGTAATTGTTGCTGGTGAGGCAGGCGATGCTTCTCCAAGTACTCCAATAGGTGTTAATTTACCTAATAATAACTGGATTCGTCAGAAACACGGAAGCAAATCTGTTTCTCTAGGGAATATTATCAATGCATATAACAATGCTGGAGGTAGTGGACGTTTACAAGAATTTGCAAACGACGAAGAAGAAGTTAGATTAGAAAAAAAATACGGACAGTTAGCAGATAAATTGCATACTGCGTTGCACGAAGTGGTAGGTCATGCTTCTGGACAAATTAACAAAGGGGTTGGAACACCAAAAGAAACATTAAAGCGATACAAATCTACCATTGAAGAAGGGCGTGCAGATTTGTTTGGTCTTTATTACTTAATGGATCCTAAGTTAGAAGAACTTGGTTTGGTTGAAAACTGGAAAGAAACTGGAATTGCAGCCTATGACGGGTATATCAGAAATGGTCTAATTGGTCAGTTGGTTCGCTTAGAGTTGGGAGACGATGTAGAAGAGGCACATATGGTAAATCGCCAATGGGTGAGTGCTTGGTCTTATGAGCGTGGTAAAGCCGACAACGTTATTGAAAAAATTGAACGTGACGGAAAAACATACTACAACATAAATGACTATGACAAATTAAGAGTAATTTTTGGTGAGTTGTTGAAGGAGACTCAACGTATTACTTCTGAAGGAGATTACGAAGCGGCTAAGGCATTAGTAGAAAACTATGGAGTAAAGGTAGATCAAGATTTACACAAGCAAGTGTTAGAAAGAAACAGTAAGTTTAAGTCTGCACCATATAGCGGATTTGTAAATCCTGTGATTGTGCCGAAGATGAACGATGCTGGAGAAATAGAAAGTTTCACTATTGAACAACCTGAAACTTTTGAGTCTCAAATGCTAGAATACAGCAAGAAATATGGATATTTAAAAGGGTAG
- a CDS encoding response regulator transcription factor — MNFTKKIISVIQEAQAQETKLNLEDTISVIKAVTNVSENKNLLEKTLQLILIVEQKVDTSQKLTIRESQIFNLIGLGFNSKEIAEVLSISHDTVSTHRKNIIKKLSLKGAGKLQKAAFQHTNEKLKK, encoded by the coding sequence ATGAATTTTACAAAAAAGATTATTTCAGTCATCCAAGAGGCACAAGCACAAGAAACAAAATTAAATTTAGAAGATACTATTTCGGTTATTAAAGCGGTTACAAATGTTTCTGAAAACAAAAACCTACTTGAGAAAACACTTCAGCTCATTCTAATTGTAGAACAAAAGGTTGACACCTCCCAGAAACTTACCATTCGTGAAAGTCAAATTTTTAACTTAATTGGACTAGGATTTAACTCTAAAGAAATTGCCGAAGTGTTATCTATTAGCCATGACACGGTAAGCACCCATAGAAAAAACATCATTAAAAAATTGTCTTTAAAAGGCGCTGGTAAGCTGCAAAAAGCCGCATTTCAGCATACAAATGAAAAATTAAAAAAGTGA
- a CDS encoding response regulator transcription factor — translation MITVAIAEDHQSLVDGIELLLRYEEDISIVGMANDGEFLLDIVQKRQPNVVLMDIKMPKVDGISATRNIAKDYPTTKVIAFSMFDQDDAVTQMVQAGAQGYLLKNSPLEEVLNAIRVVASGGTFFDEKINPDLLTTNAATTKQKNVLSKSEREILVLIGQGKTTSEIAAIRFTAVSTVEKHRKNMIRKLGISGKGELLRYALEKKYDF, via the coding sequence ATGATTACAGTAGCCATTGCAGAAGATCATCAATCGCTTGTTGACGGAATAGAACTCTTACTTAGATATGAAGAAGATATCTCAATTGTTGGAATGGCCAATGATGGAGAATTTTTATTAGATATCGTTCAAAAAAGGCAACCCAATGTTGTATTAATGGATATTAAGATGCCCAAGGTGGATGGTATTTCTGCAACTAGGAATATTGCTAAAGACTATCCAACCACTAAGGTTATTGCCTTTAGCATGTTTGATCAGGATGACGCAGTTACCCAAATGGTTCAGGCGGGTGCACAAGGGTATTTGCTGAAAAATTCTCCGCTTGAAGAGGTCTTAAACGCAATTAGAGTCGTCGCGAGTGGGGGAACCTTCTTTGACGAAAAAATTAATCCCGATTTATTAACCACCAATGCTGCAACAACCAAACAGAAAAATGTTTTATCAAAAAGTGAACGCGAAATTCTTGTGCTTATTGGGCAGGGAAAGACCACTAGTGAGATAGCGGCTATTCGTTTTACAGCCGTGTCTACTGTAGAGAAACATCGTAAAAATATGATTAGAAAACTAGGTATATCTGGAAAGGGAGAGCTACTTCGCTATGCGCTAGAAAAGAAATACGACTTTTAA
- a CDS encoding sensor histidine kinase has protein sequence MIKIKLIFFTFLFVLSSSIAQTDSFFNNLRLYQLEDATRAISLLPPNCQPLAAWQVTFQKEFDTSSDSFKSLGQLDKPNDNSIGDYIYYINWGDFYFYNTLDENIKSINNYKKALAIAKQEENRLLTAEALKRILTLHRIHYLYNNKTYLPFLEDYQEIVYDPYEEAYYHYFNLILNFKNYDVENWSNTSYTALSKYFKNNRKPYLQGISETVFASYFEEINEIDSIWHYAHSAERNLSEIPYSYKGSRLNQIYSFMSRIALQQQDFESAAKYTDSATKKMFTSIDLKSRSLGHYQKSVIDSARGDFLSAYDESMKYRGSMATIEEAAQNELFNELQVKYESAEKEKQIIIEQQRKKQNRNIAISLGGVLVAVTVIGFLAFINTKRKQRIAEQQRELEIQKTEKLLKEQELTSIDAMIQGQEKERQRLASDLHDSVGATLAAAKLQFQHLANNREKGDITEELFEKTGKLLDDAYTEIRTMAHVKNSGVIAKNGLLPAVQKLARNASGVNGLTIEVEDYGLEERLDNLLEIAVFRVIQELVTNIIKHAKATQASIAINQYEDSLSIIIEDNGIGFNARQLPQKDGMGLSSIEKRIEHLEGTMEVDSTLGKGTHILIDIPL, from the coding sequence ATGATAAAAATAAAATTAATTTTCTTTACGTTTCTGTTTGTGTTGTCGTCTAGTATAGCACAAACAGATTCTTTTTTCAATAATCTTAGACTCTATCAATTAGAAGATGCTACTCGTGCCATCTCTTTGCTACCCCCTAATTGCCAGCCTTTGGCTGCATGGCAAGTAACCTTTCAGAAGGAATTTGACACTAGTAGCGATTCCTTTAAGAGTTTGGGGCAGCTTGATAAGCCAAATGACAACTCGATAGGTGACTACATTTATTATATTAATTGGGGTGATTTTTATTTTTATAATACGTTAGATGAAAACATTAAGTCAATAAATAATTACAAGAAAGCACTCGCTATAGCCAAGCAAGAAGAAAACCGTTTACTGACCGCCGAAGCGCTGAAACGCATATTAACCTTGCATAGAATTCACTATTTATACAACAACAAAACCTACTTACCCTTCTTAGAAGACTACCAAGAGATTGTTTACGACCCCTACGAAGAAGCCTATTATCACTATTTCAATCTTATACTAAATTTTAAAAATTATGATGTTGAAAATTGGTCTAACACTTCGTACACAGCTCTTTCTAAGTATTTTAAGAACAACCGAAAACCTTATCTACAGGGAATTTCAGAAACTGTGTTTGCGAGCTACTTTGAAGAAATAAATGAGATAGACAGCATTTGGCACTACGCGCATAGTGCAGAACGAAATCTTAGCGAAATACCATATAGTTATAAAGGATCTCGATTAAATCAAATCTATAGTTTTATGTCTCGAATTGCCCTCCAGCAACAAGATTTCGAGAGTGCGGCCAAATATACAGACAGTGCTACCAAAAAGATGTTTACCAGTATCGATTTGAAATCTAGATCACTTGGTCATTATCAAAAGTCAGTTATTGATTCGGCGCGGGGAGACTTTTTAAGTGCATATGATGAAAGCATGAAATATCGTGGTTCTATGGCAACCATTGAAGAGGCCGCGCAAAATGAACTTTTTAATGAGCTTCAAGTAAAATATGAATCTGCCGAAAAGGAAAAACAAATTATTATTGAACAACAACGAAAAAAACAAAACCGGAACATTGCAATATCATTAGGCGGTGTACTTGTTGCAGTTACGGTGATTGGTTTTTTGGCATTTATTAATACCAAACGCAAACAACGCATTGCAGAACAACAACGAGAACTTGAGATACAGAAAACTGAAAAATTATTAAAAGAGCAAGAACTCACCAGTATCGATGCAATGATTCAAGGGCAAGAAAAAGAACGACAACGCCTAGCAAGCGACTTGCATGATAGCGTTGGAGCGACGTTGGCGGCGGCGAAACTTCAATTTCAACATTTGGCAAACAACAGAGAAAAAGGTGACATTACAGAAGAACTCTTCGAAAAAACCGGAAAACTTTTGGATGATGCTTATACCGAAATACGCACCATGGCCCATGTTAAAAATAGTGGCGTAATTGCAAAAAACGGATTACTTCCTGCAGTTCAAAAATTGGCGCGAAATGCATCTGGCGTCAATGGACTAACCATCGAAGTAGAAGATTACGGATTGGAAGAACGTCTTGACAACCTATTAGAAATTGCTGTTTTTAGAGTGATACAAGAACTTGTTACCAACATAATAAAGCACGCCAAAGCAACACAGGCCTCTATAGCCATTAACCAGTACGAAGATTCACTAAGTATTATTATAGAAGACAATGGTATTGGCTTTAATGCTCGCCAACTTCCGCAGAAAGATGGTATGGGCCTCTCTAGTATAGAAAAACGTATTGAACACCTCGAGGGTACTATGGAAGTAGATAGCACTCTGGGCAAAGGAACACACATTTTAATAGATATCCCCTTATGA
- a CDS encoding pyrophosphohydrolase domain-containing protein: MKNKIDAVHQFHTAFKLGIKDAPVADLGTKKNLLRYELMREENEEYLEAANNNDLVEVADALGDMLYILCGTIIEHGMQHKIEEVFNEIQRSNMSKLGADGAPIYREDGKVLKGPNYFKPNIQKILDAN; encoded by the coding sequence ATGAAAAATAAGATAGACGCAGTACACCAATTTCATACAGCTTTCAAATTAGGCATAAAAGATGCGCCTGTAGCCGATTTAGGAACAAAAAAGAACCTACTTCGTTATGAACTAATGCGCGAAGAAAACGAAGAATACTTAGAGGCTGCAAACAATAATGATTTGGTAGAGGTAGCAGATGCTTTAGGGGATATGCTTTACATTTTGTGCGGTACCATTATTGAGCATGGTATGCAACATAAAATCGAGGAGGTCTTTAACGAAATACAGCGAAGCAATATGAGTAAATTAGGTGCAGATGGTGCTCCTATTTATCGAGAAGATGGTAAGGTTTTAAAGGGGCCAAACTACTTTAAGCCAAATATTCAGAAAATTTTGGACGCTAACTAA
- a CDS encoding branched-chain amino acid aminotransferase, with amino-acid sequence MNTSTANISVTKVTNSRLAEVDFDNLTFGSTFTDHMFVCDFKDGAWHNPAIVPYGPLTISPAAKVFHYGQAVFEGMKAYKDDNGEVFLFRPEQNFERINKSSKRMAIPEFPRDIFFEALHKLLDLDKGWVQSGVGNSLYIRPFAMATQVGVSASPSDEYKFIILLSPVKAYYTGDVRVTIAQKYSRSADGGVGAAKAAGNYGAQFYPTNLAREKGFQQVVWTDSNEHKYLEEAGTMNVFFRINDTLITAPTSDRILDGITRKSVISLAERAGIDVDVRRLAVSELVDAANNGSLKEIFGSGTAAVISPVSAFGYNDKVYDLQKQDDSYATKFKQQLMDIQYNRSEDPFGWRYPIAND; translated from the coding sequence ATGAACACAAGCACAGCAAATATTTCGGTAACTAAAGTAACTAATTCAAGACTCGCAGAAGTTGATTTTGACAATCTGACTTTCGGCAGCACCTTTACCGATCACATGTTTGTTTGTGATTTTAAGGATGGAGCATGGCACAACCCTGCTATTGTCCCATATGGTCCTCTAACCATATCACCCGCCGCCAAAGTATTTCACTATGGGCAAGCGGTTTTTGAAGGAATGAAGGCCTATAAAGACGATAACGGTGAAGTTTTTCTATTTCGCCCTGAGCAAAATTTTGAGCGCATCAATAAGTCATCAAAACGCATGGCAATTCCTGAATTCCCACGTGATATTTTCTTTGAAGCATTGCATAAATTGTTAGACCTAGATAAAGGCTGGGTGCAATCTGGAGTTGGAAATTCGCTTTATATAAGACCTTTTGCCATGGCAACACAGGTAGGTGTTTCTGCCTCACCTTCAGACGAGTATAAATTTATAATTCTTTTATCACCTGTTAAGGCATACTACACGGGTGATGTTCGTGTAACTATTGCACAAAAGTACAGTCGTTCTGCAGACGGTGGTGTTGGAGCGGCTAAAGCTGCTGGAAACTATGGAGCTCAATTCTACCCAACAAATTTGGCGCGAGAAAAAGGATTTCAGCAAGTAGTCTGGACAGATTCTAATGAGCATAAATACCTTGAAGAGGCGGGTACGATGAATGTATTCTTCAGGATTAATGACACCTTAATTACTGCACCTACAAGTGATAGAATTTTAGATGGAATAACGCGTAAAAGTGTTATATCCCTAGCAGAACGTGCTGGTATTGATGTTGATGTTCGCCGCTTAGCTGTTTCGGAATTGGTAGACGCTGCCAATAACGGAAGTTTAAAAGAAATATTTGGGAGTGGTACTGCAGCCGTGATTAGCCCTGTGAGTGCTTTTGGCTACAATGATAAAGTATATGATCTTCAAAAGCAAGATGACAGCTACGCTACCAAGTTTAAGCAACAATTAATGGATATTCAATACAATCGTAGTGAAGATCCTTTTGGCTGGAGATACCCAATTGCGAACGATTAG